A region of the Litchfieldia alkalitelluris genome:
CCATTTAGAAGAACCAAGCCACTGGTTATTTGTTCTTAAAACGAATTCACTTACTAATTCAGCAAGTGAATTCGCAATAAATAATCCCTCGGCCCGATTTGTACAGCCTATAAAATCATCTAAAGTATCTGTAATAAAATATCTTTTCATTCTTATTATTTCATTCGGCCATTCTTCCGGACCGTTATCTAATAGTTCTTTTGCTTCTATTTTTATTTGTTCAATTACTCCAGTGTCTTTAATTATCATTCCCTCTGACACCATACGTGGTAATGAAGGCCTTCCTCTACTCGAATCGCTTTCAAAAAATGAACGATAAGACGTTAAGTTATGGACAAAAAGTTCAATATTCCATCCATATTCAATAAGTGATTCTCGGTATGCTTTTGGTATTTCCGGCTGAAACACAACAATATCTAAGTCAGAGGTCTTTGTTGACTCACCTCTTACAACACTTCCGGCTAACAAAGCACCATGGCAATCTGGGAAATGGGTAGTAATAAATTGTTTTGCAGCTTCGATTGCTCTAAACCGAACATTCATTTTTTCTCCTCTTTCCACCACTATTTCTACCACTACTCTTCAGGCATAACCTCTAATTGATGAAAAGGCGCTTCATGAATTGCATAAAACAGACGTGAGTCCTCATCAATTTTCATTACTTGCTTCTCGGTATCTCTGACCAAATTCATTACCTTAATTGAATTGTCAAAAGCCTTTCCATATAAGATTTGAATGGCTATCCCATTTTCTGTCTTAGCCTTAAACCCTCCATATGCATACGGAACATCTCCCTCAATATCACTATATGCATTACTTCGATACCAACTGAACCCTTGATCACTTTCGGTTATACTAGCAACACCTAGTGCTCCTCCGTAATCATAAAAAACAAGGGTTTCGCCTTTATAGCTTTCTATAGACAATACTGCGTGTGTATCTGTTCCTTCCTGTTGCAGCCCCTTTTCAATTGCCTCCTCTTCGGTAGTAAACCATTCAACTGCACGGTCCTCTTTGTTAGTACAGCCAACCATTAAAAATAAACTGGTAAACAACAATAAAAACACAACGTTTCTCAAACTGTTTCCCCCACTTTCAAAGTTTGAACTACTTTTCCCTACTTTTAAAGCCTCCGAAAGAGATTCTAAAGAACGAGATTTGATTTAATAACTATACGTCTTTATCTAAGAGATGTTTCAAATCATTATATAAATTTATTTGTTGTATTGATTCAAACACTTCTTGCAGATACAAGCCCGGTCATCTGAAACCATCCTAAAGATATCTTCAGGGAATATTTCATTTATGCACCAACATTGGGATTCTCTAGCCACATTTCCGCATTGATTATTGTTTTGGCAGATGGGACATTTCTCTATATCAGTCATAAAGATCACCATAATCTTTCTTCCTAAAAATTATAAGGGAAATTCTGTAATAAGTGTTACTATTATCTTAAAAAGGAGGGAATTTAAATGAGGATTAAAAACGATGAAATGTCATTGGCAAATGGCAAAACTATTTCTTACTCACATGTACAACAAGATAGTCAATCAGATACACTCACCATCATCTTACCTGGAGCTGGTTATACAGTACATAAACCACTTTTATACTACTCAACTGGTGTTATGGTGAAAAGGGGCTTTGATGTATTGCATATTAATTACAGTTATTCCAAAGAAGAACTTTCTTCACTAAAAGATACCGAATTCGTTTCAGCGATACAATCTGTAATCGATCATATTGTTCAACACCAAAACTATCAGAACTACATGATCATTGCAAAATCACTAGGTACGATTGCTTTGCCTTATTTATTAGAAACATCCATTTTTCATTCTGCAAAAATCATATGGCTAACTCCCTTATTACAAAAAACTGATGTTTCTGAATCATTACTTCGAACCAACAATGCAGGACTTTGTATCATCGGAGATCAAGACCCATGTTACATAAAAGAAACGTTTGATAGTTTAAAAGAAAACCAATTTCTAGACTTACAGCTTATCGAAGGTGCAGATCATAGTTTAGAAACTAATACAAGTATGATAACGTCCATTGATATTCTAAAAAAGTATGTAAGACTAATTGAAGAGTTTTAACAACATGAGATTAATAATATTCCATATTTAATGAATATGACAAGCAAACTTTCCATAAGTAATAAAGATTACAATTTAGGATGGAGATTATTATTACTTTAAACAACAACAAGAAAAGCACCTCAGAAAACATTTTAAAGCATACGTCTGGCCAAGCAAATGAGCTTGTTCATAAGACCGTGGATACAGCTAACAAAGTTGTTAAAACTGTGTCTGGCGAGGGAGGCTTGGTGGGGAAGGTCGTTGACACTTCTTCAGACGTACTTAAAAATACTTCCAGTTTCGGAAATGATGTTGTTGGTAAAACAGTTGATACCACTTCTAATGTACTTAAAGGAGTTTCCAGTAAAGTACTTAGAAAACCTAAAAATAATTAACTGATATACTTAAACAAAAGTGATCAATCAATAAAAAAAATTATTATTGATTGGTCACTTTTGAGCAAAGGGCTTACACTATTGCATTGGAAGCCAACTTACTTTCCACACACCTTGTTTTGTATCCTTAATCATACGAAACACAGGGAAAGATTCATCCGTCTTCTCCCATGTAATAATCGCTTCGTTTATTTGTAAATAGTTTATATTAAACTCTTTCACTTGTAGCAACTTGTTATATAACTTTTGATCATTTTCTGTCATTTTCGCACCGAAAAATTCGGGGTCTCCAAAGTATTCTTCTTCAGAAGGTGTTCCAGAATATTCTCCTTGAAAATAAAGGTTGTATAATGTGCGCTCATCTCCTAACTGCTTTGCATGAAAGTGAAATTTGAATATATCTAATGGCGATAACTCCTTTAAGAGAGCATCATTTTCACTATCTGCATATTCCTCATAAATTACTTCTAACTCTGGGGAAAGCGCAATTGTCGTTTCCACATTATCTATTTTTTCAATGAGTTCCCCTATTCCATCCTCATTCACTTCATCACCTATAGATTTCTTGAAGTTGTTTACTGATTCTTTGTTTGATAATGAAGAATTTCCTAAGGTTTCTTCTTCTTTACTAGTAAATCCATCAGGAACGATTTTGACCTGGTTGTTTACCATTCCAAAAATCAGAATAATCATGGCTCCATAAGCGAGATAAGATAATGTCTTGGGTAAGAATCTTTGGAGATTAAAACGCTTTTCTTTCTTTCTTTTTTTTATTTTAAGATAGACATTCTCTTTATCTAAACTAGAAAAGGTAGTTGTTGAGAACTGGTCATCATATGTATCTTTTAAATTTTTTAATTCCTTATCCAATTTCTCCACCCCTTTCAGCCTCAATCAAACTCTTGATTTTGTTTCTACCTCGATTTAAGTGCGTTCTTACTGTTGTCTCCTTTGTGGATAATGCATCAGCAATTTCTTTTACAGAAAGATCTTTAAAATAATAAAGAATAATAACTTCACGATATTTTACCGGCAAAGACAACACCTGTTGCAATAAATAATTCGAATCGCTCTTATTAACTAAATAACTTTCAGGTGTATCCTGTTTCTCCTTAATATTGGTAAACTGTACTAACTTCTCTTTTAATCGCAAGTTACGGGATTTCCAGCTCCGTAAATAATCCTTGCTTTTATTAATTGCAATCGAATAAATCCAGCTTCTCAGGGTAGATTCTCCCCGAAATGTATCCAGCTTTTGATAGACCGTTACAAACACATCTTGTGTTACATCATCTGCATCACTTTCATTCTTTATATAGCTATAAATGAATCGCTTTATTTCTGTACCATATTCATTCATAATGCTTTCAAGTGCATCTTCTAAGTTATCATTTATTGTTTTAGATTTATCATTGCCATTGTACTGAAAATTTTTCAAGTTTGACTCCACCAGTTACTCCCTCCTTTGAAGGGTCTTTATAGTCGCTCTTTTCGAATATTGAATCCTTTTCTTGTATTAAACAGGTTTTGTTAAAACGGTTGCAATTTCAGAGTACATTCCAAAGTTATAAAATGATAACCGCACAACCGCACAACTATTCAACAACACCAAGGTTTACGAAAGCAGTTATTAGTTAGACGTAGCAATTTAATAAAATCATTCAATATTTTAAAAGTTTTTTTAAAAAATTAAAATAAGCAATTACAATAACAGTAATTGCTTAACAGCAAAACTTAAATTTTATAACTTAATTGATTCAAAGACCATTTTCATTTATTTTCTTCTGGTATTTCCAGCATTTAAATTTGTATCTTAATTACTAAAGCCGACGTTAAAAAATAGTGTTTTTTCTCAGTGGTGATCATCACCATCGCCTCCTTTTTTATAATAAATTGAGGATTCTATTTACTTTTTAACTCCTGTTATTCTTATTCCACTTCCGTACTTGTCTCATTTTAGAAAGATATTTTAAATACGGACAACATAGTAAAAGGATTCAAAATTTTTGAATTAAAGTAAAAAAAAATACAGCTAAGTCAAATTATTCACCTAAATTGACTTTGCTGCATATTTTTAAAAACCTTGGTCTATATTTTCTCAGCTATCATCCCCCTCACTTTTTTTCCATGGAGGATCGCCCACTACGCGAAGTTTATGATAGATCTTCGCAACTGTGTATGGAATAGCAAATGCCAAAAATGCGAAAAAGATGTTCAGCCAAGTTGGTGTAAGAATATCTAAAACTTCTTTCATGTTAAAGCCTCTCTTATTCTAATGTAGATTTAATGATGGCGCCATTTCTACTTATCGTTGCGTCAACCTTAACCTCGATTTCTGCCTTTTCAAAGTAATTTTCACCAAAATCCCAATTATCTTCCACTTTTCCCCATTCATCAGGGTCTTTGATACTTAAGTATTTTCCAAAACGAAAGACATCAGTTTTCAACTCTTTTTGGACCCTTTCAATCGCCAAGTCCGTAAAATAACGTATAGAGTCTTCTACTCCTTCTTCAGTTTGCCTTATCTCCTCTTCACTCAATAAATTTACTGGTTTAAAGGTTTCCGGTATAGATCCAACCGTTTCAATTTCAACTGTAAATTTAAATTGCCTATCACCTAAAACGGTTGGTTTGATCTTTGAATTGACGATATCCATTTCATAAACAACAATTTCATCGTCCACTTTCGCTTCCAGTAGCCCACCTTCAATCTCACCAGTTATGAAATTAACTCCTTCGGTTGCTTCTTCACCAATAAAACCGACTAGCTTATCTGTTTGCCCATTTATAACAGCATGTCCAGCGATTTTCACTTCGTTGTCACTTAATTTCGTTATCATTTGTATGATGAAGCTTTCTTTACCAAGTAGAAATTCATGAACATCACCAATTCTTGTCGGTGGAACCATTCTTGCATTTTTAAAATTATTTTTCGAAATTGATTGGATATACATAGTTGGTAGGTTTTCATTTTCTGGACTAACTTCAAGTATATCCTTTGCTTTCTCAGGCGTAATCATAATCTGCGTCCCTCGTCTCATTTCTGGAAAGCGAAGAAAATAATCAAGAACATCTGGAAAATACTCTGATTTTGCAACATCCTCTGATAGAACAATTAACTTTATATGTTCAAAAAATGGAGAACGACTTGTGATTGCAGCGACTCTTCTTACTGTTTCAAATATTGTATTACCTTTGGATTCAATGTTTTGGTAGGCTTGGCCTTTACCAGTTCCCCCGCTACTTCCTTCTGCTATTGCTGACGGTACCACAAACTGCTGGGTTAATTTAAGGTCACCTTTATTCTTTTTATCATTGTCTTCAAGGTCTATTCCAGCTCCTATAACAAACCCTCGTTGTTCAATCTCAATTGAATCCCAGCACCCCGTAGTAATTACTAGTATTAAGAAGACGAATAGTAGCTTAACTCTATGCATGTTTTTTGCCCCCTCTTATACGTGTTACGATAAAAAACAAAATGGGGTAAATAACACCAAAGAAAAATCCAATAAGAGCAATAACTTTTCCTAATAATTGTATTTGATTTGTATTCTCTGGTATCATAGCCACTAAATAGACTACTGGAGAGGATATATAGATTAAGGTGCTTTTTTTTATCTTAAATAATGATTTAAATAAATGAACAGAAATATCTAGTGCCATAGATGCGGTATTAAATACAGTCATGATCCATACTGTAAAAAAAATCGACTCAAACCTTTCAACAAATCCACCTGGAGCTTCTATCTCTTTTGCAATTTCAATGGTAGGATAAGTAATTTCTGAAGTAGCAAGGGTACCAAATACACCGATTGCTACAGTATAGATAATCAGATATAAGATAAGTGGAATCCCTATCCCAATCATTGTCATTTTAGGTGCATCCTTTGGTTTATTCATCAGAGAAACATATGAAAGGATGATAACATACCCGACAAATGAAAAGATGGTTTCTTGTGCTCCTTGAAAATACCCCAAAAGTGGGGTAGTAAAAATTGGTCGTAAATTTTCTGGTTGAAATAATGAAACATTAAAAACTTGGACGAGCAAAGTAATAGCCAAAACGATGGGCAAAAACATCATATTTAGTCTTAATAACGCAATCCTTGATCCAGAAACAGCATAAATTAACACTAAAAGAAATGTAAGCGCAACGGCTTCAATTGGAGTTTGATCAAACATATATAACTTTGAAATATTAGCTATTACTCTTGTTTCGAGAGCACAAGTAAAAAGAAAAGTCATCCCCAAGATAGCGGTTAACACTCTTGCCACAGGTTTAGTCATAGTAATGGTTGTATATTCTAAAAAAGACTTATGTGGGTAAGCTGAGATCATTTTTGCCAAGAACCAACCAAAAAAAATAAAAAATGCTCCACTTCCTAAAAGTGATATCCATCCATCAGAGGTTTTTGTATGAGTGGCAATTAATCTTGGTAAGGTAAGTATTCCAACACCAATCATCATAGAGGCTACTATATAAACTAATTCCTTGCTACCAATTTTCTCATCAGCATACTCAAAGGGTTTCACGATTTCATTCCTCCTTGTTCATACGCTTATCATCCACGGTTTCCATGTGCACAGGTCTTTTAGTCAGAAACGTTAATGGTGCACGGAATACGAGATCTTTCCAGTCTTTATAAAAACTTGGCGCAAATGGCACAGTATAAGGAACTCCAATTGATTTTAAGTTTGCCATATGGATATTTATCATAATATAAGTCAAAATAATTCCGTAAAATC
Encoded here:
- a CDS encoding nucleotidyltransferase domain-containing protein — its product is MNVRFRAIEAAKQFITTHFPDCHGALLAGSVVRGESTKTSDLDIVVFQPEIPKAYRESLIEYGWNIELFVHNLTSYRSFFESDSSRGRPSLPRMVSEGMIIKDTGVIEQIKIEAKELLDNGPEEWPNEIIRMKRYFITDTLDDFIGCTNRAEGLFIANSLAELVSEFVLRTNNQWLGSSKWVVRALKQFDEAFTENFINAFDAYYKTDSKDLIIGLVDQILQPFGGRLFEGFSLGKD
- a CDS encoding cysteine-rich CWC family protein, translating into MVIFMTDIEKCPICQNNNQCGNVARESQCWCINEIFPEDIFRMVSDDRACICKKCLNQYNK
- a CDS encoding alpha/beta hydrolase, giving the protein MRIKNDEMSLANGKTISYSHVQQDSQSDTLTIILPGAGYTVHKPLLYYSTGVMVKRGFDVLHINYSYSKEELSSLKDTEFVSAIQSVIDHIVQHQNYQNYMIIAKSLGTIALPYLLETSIFHSAKIIWLTPLLQKTDVSESLLRTNNAGLCIIGDQDPCYIKETFDSLKENQFLDLQLIEGADHSLETNTSMITSIDILKKYVRLIEEF
- a CDS encoding sigma-70 family RNA polymerase sigma factor, whose translation is MESNLKNFQYNGNDKSKTINDNLEDALESIMNEYGTEIKRFIYSYIKNESDADDVTQDVFVTVYQKLDTFRGESTLRSWIYSIAINKSKDYLRSWKSRNLRLKEKLVQFTNIKEKQDTPESYLVNKSDSNYLLQQVLSLPVKYREVIILYYFKDLSVKEIADALSTKETTVRTHLNRGRNKIKSLIEAERGGEIG
- a CDS encoding Ger(x)C family spore germination protein, translating into MHRVKLLFVFLILVITTGCWDSIEIEQRGFVIGAGIDLEDNDKKNKGDLKLTQQFVVPSAIAEGSSGGTGKGQAYQNIESKGNTIFETVRRVAAITSRSPFFEHIKLIVLSEDVAKSEYFPDVLDYFLRFPEMRRGTQIMITPEKAKDILEVSPENENLPTMYIQSISKNNFKNARMVPPTRIGDVHEFLLGKESFIIQMITKLSDNEVKIAGHAVINGQTDKLVGFIGEEATEGVNFITGEIEGGLLEAKVDDEIVVYEMDIVNSKIKPTVLGDRQFKFTVEIETVGSIPETFKPVNLLSEEEIRQTEEGVEDSIRYFTDLAIERVQKELKTDVFRFGKYLSIKDPDEWGKVEDNWDFGENYFEKAEIEVKVDATISRNGAIIKSTLE
- a CDS encoding GerAB/ArcD/ProY family transporter codes for the protein MKPFEYADEKIGSKELVYIVASMMIGVGILTLPRLIATHTKTSDGWISLLGSGAFFIFFGWFLAKMISAYPHKSFLEYTTITMTKPVARVLTAILGMTFLFTCALETRVIANISKLYMFDQTPIEAVALTFLLVLIYAVSGSRIALLRLNMMFLPIVLAITLLVQVFNVSLFQPENLRPIFTTPLLGYFQGAQETIFSFVGYVIILSYVSLMNKPKDAPKMTMIGIGIPLILYLIIYTVAIGVFGTLATSEITYPTIEIAKEIEAPGGFVERFESIFFTVWIMTVFNTASMALDISVHLFKSLFKIKKSTLIYISSPVVYLVAMIPENTNQIQLLGKVIALIGFFFGVIYPILFFIVTRIRGGKKHA